The DNA segment ACCGCCCACGAAGAGTGTGTCCCCGACGATGATTCGATGATCGATCTTGAAACAGATCATGCCCGGAGTATGGCCTGGCGTATGCACCGTTTGCAGCTGCAGTTCGCCCAACTCGATGATCTGGCCGCCAGCCAGGGGCACGTCGAAGGGTACATCGTAGGCCGCGGTTTCGGCTGGATGAAGGTAGACGGGCACCTTTGTTGCTTCTTTGACCTCGGCAAGTGCGCCCCAATGGTCGGGATGGGCATGGGTGAGAAGGATCTTGTCGACGGTGGTATCTGCGGTCAGGGCCAGAATAGTCTCGGCGTCTGCGCCTGGATCGACGATAGCGCTGCGGCCGGCCGCTGGATCGACGATCACGTAGGTGTTCATTCCCCAGGGGCCAACCTGGGTTGTGCGGATCTCTGCTGGCATTAGGATCATCTCTCCTCTCAATGCCGGGGGACTGGCCTATCCTCCAGCGTTTCTATCGCGTTCAGGAATTCATCCGGAACAGGTTTTTTGTCACCTGTTTCGTTGTCTACCATGACCTGAACGCTGCGTGCGGTTGCCACCAGACGGCCCGAGTCCCGTTCAGTGATGGAATATTCGTAGACGAAGCTGGTGCGCCCGATCGAACTGACCTTGATTCCGATATCCAGCTGTTCACCCAGGAAGGCAGGAGATCTGTAATTGATGGTGAGCTGGGCAATCACGTATTCGATGTCGGTTGCGGCCAATTCGCGGGGGACTTCACGTCCCTCGATTTCTGCCAGCTTCAAGCGGTAGGCCACCCGCGCCCACTCCAGGTAACTGGCGTAGACGGCGTTGTTGACATGGCCCAGCGGGTCCAGGTCACGATAGCGAACGCTAACCGTCGCGCTAACGGGAAATAGCGAGGATGTCATCGACGATCTCCAGGAGAACTTCTTTGAAACAGACGCCCTGCAGCCATTGGGAGCCTGGCGAAATCACAGAAGGATCAACCTCGGTCCGGCCAACGACATCGCTCCTGTTCAATCCAAGTTCGTTCAACAGCCAGGCGATCACCTGAGCAGCGCCCATTAACTGGGCGTCGCCCGGGCAGGACCGCGAGAAGTTACCAGCCAGGGCAACGGCAACCCCTTTTTGGTTGGCCTCCCGGTTCCTGGATTGGGGCACAACTGCCTCAAGTGGCTGGGTCCAGTGGGTGGTGCCATCCTCGTTGACCAGGAAATGATAGGCGATCCCGGGTAACCCTCGCTTTCGGTGCAGGCCATCGATGGTTTCTGGCGAGGCATCCCTCTTGGTCATGGTGTGGTGAACGATGATCTGACTGATGTCCTGCAACTCCCGCAGGGGATAGGCCTCTGGTTCAGCTCGAGGCCGGCCAGATGGCGAAGCAACAGGACCCAGTGAAAGGCGCACGTCATTGAGCGGCGGTTGGGCCAGACTGGCAGGTGGCAGGCCGGCGATCTCCTGCAGGCGCCGGGCCTCAATCAACAGTGCGTTCACATCTGAGCGCAAGGACCGGGCTGCGCCGGCATGTTCAGCCAGGGGCCGTAAGACTTGCCGGGCATCGGAGACCTGATCATCCAGGGTTGCGGCCTTATCGGCGCCCGGTTGCAACGAGCGAATCTGGCTTTCCAGGTCGTCCGTCTGCTGGCGCAATTCCTCCAGCAGGCTGGGGCGTACGCTGCCGACCGCCTGGAGGCCGGCCAGTTCCCGCTTGACTTCCTGAATCCTCTCCAGAAGCGCTTCCAGGTCGCCTGGCAGGCTTGCTGCCTGAGTTGCCACAGGTGTCATGCCGTCCAGCATGGTTTCAATGCGATCCAGTTGGGCCACGTAATCGGCGAGCAGCTGATCGGCCTGCATCAGGATGGCTATCATATCGGCCAACTGTTGCTGGAGGGCAGCCAGGCCGGGTTCGGTCGGGGATGGCGCGGTGGGTTCAGGAGGCAGCGGTGCCGACGGCTCGTTCAGCGTGGCGATCTTCGAGATCAACAGGATGGGCTTCCTCTGATTATCCTGCCCCAGGTGCCTGAAGGTTGCCCAGCGGCCCGCATGTCCTACCTGGTAGAGGCAGGCGCCCCGGACATAGGCATCCTCGACCATACGATCGTTATACCAGCGCAATGATTCCCAGTACCGGGCTTCGGAGATGGTTTCTCCCGGGTAAAGCCAACCTACATCGCCCGCGGAGTCGAGGGGATGGCGATACATGCGCGCCAGGCCTGCCTCGGTAATGATCGCCTCATGTTGATCGCCGAACAGGTCTCGAATGCCGGTCATGCAACGGCGGTAGAAGAGGGCTGCCGTTGCAGTGCCAAGCGACTCGTTTTCCATGAGCGTGGGCCATCCATATTCATGGAAACCCAGGAAGGTGTAGCTTTCCAGGGACGCCGGAAACCAGTCCAGGTAATGGCGTGGACGGACATAGTTGCCCGCGGCAAAGTTGAAGGCCACGCCTTCCAGCCCTTGCTGGCGCAGGCGTTCCAGGAAGGCGACCTGAAAGCTGTCCAGAGCAGCGGCACGTCGCCGGAAGTCGTCATTCACCTCGTCATTGGGGAAGGATGCCGGACCGCGCAATGGCTCGTTGAGTCCCATCCATGCGTCGATCAGAAGACGTCCGTTGG comes from the Chloroflexota bacterium genome and includes:
- a CDS encoding MBL fold metallo-hydrolase; translation: MPAEIRTTQVGPWGMNTYVIVDPAAGRSAIVDPGADAETILALTADTTVDKILLTHAHPDHWGALAEVKEATKVPVYLHPAETAAYDVPFDVPLAGGQIIELGELQLQTVHTPGHTPGMICFKIDHRIIVGDTLFVGGPGKTWSPEEFVTTLRTLQEIVFVWPDETEFYPGHGSSGTIGQERPAFEAFVARGWPADLYGDVTWE
- a CDS encoding thioesterase family protein → MTSSLFPVSATVSVRYRDLDPLGHVNNAVYASYLEWARVAYRLKLAEIEGREVPRELAATDIEYVIAQLTINYRSPAFLGEQLDIGIKVSSIGRTSFVYEYSITERDSGRLVATARSVQVMVDNETGDKKPVPDEFLNAIETLEDRPVPRH
- a CDS encoding N-acetylmuramoyl-L-alanine amidase, which encodes MNKLGFYIENSTIPHLRDAIRQVKPPTILIHAGDRGLLRDIRREYSPNSFIIARMFVEQGVQRAWLDSSDPAGRGRAFAERIIYYDFGLASEEGANGRLLIDAWMGLNEPLRGPASFPNDEVNDDFRRRAAALDSFQVAFLERLRQQGLEGVAFNFAAGNYVRPRHYLDWFPASLESYTFLGFHEYGWPTLMENESLGTATAALFYRRCMTGIRDLFGDQHEAIITEAGLARMYRHPLDSAGDVGWLYPGETISEARYWESLRWYNDRMVEDAYVRGACLYQVGHAGRWATFRHLGQDNQRKPILLISKIATLNEPSAPLPPEPTAPSPTEPGLAALQQQLADMIAILMQADQLLADYVAQLDRIETMLDGMTPVATQAASLPGDLEALLERIQEVKRELAGLQAVGSVRPSLLEELRQQTDDLESQIRSLQPGADKAATLDDQVSDARQVLRPLAEHAGAARSLRSDVNALLIEARRLQEIAGLPPASLAQPPLNDVRLSLGPVASPSGRPRAEPEAYPLRELQDISQIIVHHTMTKRDASPETIDGLHRKRGLPGIAYHFLVNEDGTTHWTQPLEAVVPQSRNREANQKGVAVALAGNFSRSCPGDAQLMGAAQVIAWLLNELGLNRSDVVGRTEVDPSVISPGSQWLQGVCFKEVLLEIVDDILAISR